tgaataaatatttacaatgtgcCAAAGTGTATCTCCTAGCCTGTCAGTGAAGATTCCTCATCAATGGTTCTTAGAGACTTTATTTTGAAAGACTGTGCAGTAACATCCAAAACACAATTTAGCTGTGACTAACACGTCATGGCTGACAATTTTGGTTGCTTTGGGGgcaatattaaagaaaaacaaaagttacagCAGTTCTGAATCCATGTTGAGCAAGTTTATTAAGTATAAGGTTCACATTCTGGAGAAATATTGATGAGAAAGGGGAACCCAGGCTAGGATAACTAGAGGAAGAGGCAATTACgatctttcttgttttaaaaaatatcagcatATGCAGCAGTCACTGAGAATAAAATGACTTTATAAAATTTCCATGACAACATCCAAGGGCTAAAGTCCAGTGATATAATTAATTAAGAGTATGTTACACTTATATTGTCAGTTATAATCATATCAAATTCATCATTTCTGGGTTTTGTACTAACTATAGTGCCTGCCGGTCAATGATAATGTCCCTCAATTCAGTAGCTGTGAATAGTGCCTTGCAAATTATAaataatcagcaatatttcatttAAGTTTCATGTCTTACGTTTACCAGAGGGCTCATTTTCAGTCAGTGTCTTCACACAGTTACTGTCCTAATCAAGTCataagatctcttttttttttttttgtcacgcATCTGCCTTTATTGTGAGCAGCAAGTGGGACACTTCTAgcaatagcaaaaaaatgaatttacaaaAGCAGTGAAGTCTCCTGATTGGAACCCTTGGGAGCTCATACGTAGATGCCAACCCAGAGCAGCAAGAAGAGGACTCCAAAGCCCGCCAAAGAGATGAGGAGCTCTTTGTAGATATCACGAGTGTGCTTGGTGGAGGTGACCTCATAAACCAAGAACcaggttgggccggccccgtggcttagcagtcaagtgcgcgcgctccgctgctggtggcctgggttcagatcccaggcgcgcaccgacacaccacttctccggtcatgctgaggacgtgtcccacatacagcaactagaaggacgtgcaactatgacatacaactatctactggggctttgggggaaaaaaaaggaggagggttggcaataggtgttagctcagagctggtcttcctcagcaaaaagaggaggattagcgtggatgttagctcagggctgatcttcctcacacacacacaaaaagagaaccAGGCGCTGAAGAATGTACCAATGGCCAAGAGCACCACAGCCAGATGGAGGAAGACAGCCAGGTTCCCTGGGCTGCTATATCTGTTAATGGCCTtgagctccactttggtggtcttGGGTTAATCTAccactcttttaaaatttttatatttgactTACAATTATCATGagattttgttattcttttctgaGTTTGGTTTTTAGCCATGATATAATTATCTTGATTCTTTGCTATACTTCTATATTATATCATAACGACATGGAAAGATAATATCTAAAGATAATTTTCAAGGCTAAAGGTCTTTTACTCATTACTAAATCTTACATGTTTTGGTTACTTGCTCAATTGTCATATGTTGGCCAATTCTTGAAGGGTCAAGGCAACAGCCACGAATTGGGTGTATGGCATTGCTGATGGACTTCTCATGTCCCTCAAACTTAGTTCCTGGACTGCCTTCAATACAATGCCAAAAGGTGGCATGACGTGTATCAGATTCCCTTCTCGAGTCAACAGACAGATGTGTATCAACTGTACAGAGTTAGAGGCACAGTGCTTCGTATTTCCTGTCCTGCCTTTAGCCATGGATTGATTTGttagtttgttcattcattcactcattcattcacctgTTCAATGAATgtgtattgagtacctactaggtTCTAGGCACTCTGCTACCCACTGGAGATATAGTGATGAATAAGAGGAACATGGTTCATGCCATTTTGGAGTTTATGTTCTACTGGGGCTCAGACACCAAACAAAGAACTGTCAGGTAAGATGAGTGTTGCCAAGACGTTGGAGGAGGGTGTGAGATTCTGCAATAGATGGACCTTGCCCAAGTCATCTTTGAGGTGCAATTGGAAGGCTCGCATCATGACTCCATCTTGTGGTGTCACATTTGCAGAAATATCAGTGTGGCTtccaaaaatcattgaaaattaattaaaattttagtgcAGTTTCTTGACAAAATGCCAAAGAAGGATTTCCTACAGAACATGGTATGAGTAACTAGGCACATACAATGTGTGAGGCAAAGCACTATTCAGGAGTAGAAACTATGAATGCCCCTGTTTCATAAATAAG
The nucleotide sequence above comes from Diceros bicornis minor isolate mBicDic1 chromosome 3, mDicBic1.mat.cur, whole genome shotgun sequence. Encoded proteins:
- the LOC131422905 gene encoding transmembrane protein 258-like encodes the protein PKTTKVELKAINRYSSPGNLAVFLHLAVVLLAIGTFFSACHGAGPTWFLVYEVTSTKHTRDIYKELLISLAGFGVLFLLLWVGIYV